In Candida orthopsilosis Co 90-125, chromosome 4 draft sequence, a single genomic region encodes these proteins:
- a CDS encoding Sof1 protein (involved in 40S ribosomal subunit), with protein sequence MKLKTISRSTDTYVPVRNTQESALPRNLNPALHPFERAREYTRALQATKLERMFAQPFIDQLGDGHRDGVYVLAKNYHSTNQFASGSGDGVIKYWNLTSRQETASFRAHYGMCTGLVISPKNQMLSCGDDKSIKLWSVNSEDFDKSVQDDEIYTNKDQGLVKTFVGEHAFKGIDHHREDAMFVTGGAQIQLWDMNRSKYISNLSWGADNVNTVKFNQTETNIIASTGSDNSIVLYDIRTNVPVQRAVTNFRNNCISWNPLEAFNFVTGNEDHNAYLWDMRNMKKTINIYKDHVAAIMDVDFSPTGEEIVTGSYDKTIRIFNARAGHSRDIYHTKRMQHVFCTKFSTDARYILSGSDDTNVRIWRTKASDRSNIKSMKQRNKLEYDDKLKERFQYMPEIKRIARHRHVPKVVKKAQEIKRIEIESLKRREDNERRHTKRGSKPYVPEREKQVRGTAIE encoded by the coding sequence atgaagttgaaaacgATTAGCAGATCAACAGATACTTATGTTCCTGTACGAAATACTCAGGAAAGTGCATTGCCTCGTAATTTGAACCCAGCACTACATCCATTCGAAAGGGCGAGAGAATATACTAGAGCCCTTCAAGCAACAAAGCTTGAGAGGATGTTTGCACAGCCTTTTATTGACCAACTTGGCGATGGGCATAGAGACGGTGTTTATGTGCTTGCAAAGAACTATCACTCAACTAATCAGTTTGCCAGTGGAAGCGGTGACGGTGTAATCAAGTATTGGAATTTGACATCGAGGCAAGAAACTGCTAGTTTTAGAGCCCATTATGGAATGTGTACTGGGCTTGTTATTTCTCCAAAGAATCAAATGTTGAGTTGTGGCGATGACAAGCTGATCAAGTTGTGGTCCGTAAACAGTGAAGATTTTGACAAAAGTGTacaagatgatgaaatttaCACAAATAAAGACCAAGGGTTGGtgaaaacttttgttgGAGAGCATGCATTCAAAGGTATTGATCATCATAGAGAGGATGCCATGTTTGTTACTGGAGGAGCTCAGATACAGTTGTGGGATATGAACCGATCCAAATATATTAGTAACTTGTCTTGGGGTGCAGACAATGTAAACACCGTCAAGTTCAATCAAACAGAGACAAATATCATTGCCAGTACCGGATCAGATAACTCCATTGTTTTATACGATATACGTACCAATGTTCCAGTTCAAAGAGCAGTAACAAACTTTAGAAACAACTGTATCAGTTGGAATCCACTTGAAGCATTCAATTTCGTCACCGGTAATGAAGATCACAATGCATATTTATGGGATATGAGAAACATGAAGAAAACGATTAACATCTACAAAGATCATGTTGCTGCGATTATGGATGTTGACTTTTCACCAACAGGAGAAGAAATCGTCACCGGATCTTATGATAAAACTATTCGTATATTTAATGCCCGTGCCGGCCACTCGCGTGACATTTACCACACTAAAAGAATGCAGCATGTTTTCTGCACTAAATTCAGTACCGACGCTAGGTATATTCTCAGTGGATCGGACGATACTAATGTAAGAATCTGGAGAACAAAAGCATCCGATAGATCTAATATCAAATCTATGAAACAGAGAAATAAGCTTGAGTACGAtgacaaattgaaagaaagatTCCAATACATGCCTGAAATTAAGAGAATTGCTAGACACAGACATGTTCCAAAGGTTGTTAAAAAGGCTCAAGAAATTAAACGTATTGAGATTGAAAGTTTAAAGAGGCGAGAAGATAATGAAAGAAGACATACAAAGAGAGGAAGTAAACCGTATGTACCCGAAAGAGAAAAGCAAGTTCGGGGAACTGCAATTGAGTAA
- a CDS encoding Sol1 cell cycle regulator: MSDVPLTPPRRSKKHSTFTTPNQYALLTPATSTKKTKSFGNTIGSANRLSVITPNTPQKSPSKVGSQRKRNFNDIFIEPNAQANEKLPMGLFLPSPRIVGSGRNGKHLPNKTEVREAPSTPGKQVINEEMVRQWHDNSDDEESVEIMTLEETAKIPKANLPNPFLSTDNSSKVDDKKDKFSLHDLSNPFLDNKENNLRENIDYNTHMELINNKTGQRKVVKLTKNQMKIKPKKLSFEGL; this comes from the coding sequence ATGTCTGATGTCCCACTTACTCCACCACGGAGAAGCAAAAAACACTCCACTTTCACCACACCAAATCAATATGCTTTACTAACTCCAGCCACGAGTAcaaaaaagacaaagagCTTTGGGAATACTATCGGAAGTGCCAATAGGCTATCTGTGATTACTCCAAATACACCTCAGAAGTCACCATCTAAAGTGGGGTCCCAGAGAAAGAGGAACTTTAATGATATTTTTATTGAACCAAATGCACAAGCTAATGAGAAGTTGCCAATGGGATTGTTTTTACCCTCACCACGTATAGTTGGCTCTGGAAGAAATGGTAAGCACTTGCCTAATAAAACCGAGGTGAGGGAGGCCCCTTCGACGCCAGGCAAACAAGTGATAAATGAGGAGATGGTGAGGCAGTGGCATGATAACAGTGATGACGAAGAGAGTGTTGAGATTATGACATTAGAGGAAACGGCAAAGATCCCTAAAGCAAACTTGCCAAACCCTTTTTTAAGTACTGATAACAGTTCCAAAGTAGACGATAAAAAAGATAAGTTTTCCTTGCATGACTTGTCAAATCCATTTCTAGACAATAAGGAGAACAACCTTAGAGAGAATATCGATTACAATACACATATGGAATTGATAAATAACAAGACAGGACAACGAAAAGTGGTTAAGCTTACCAAGAACCAAATGAAGATAAAGCCAAAGAAATTGTCGTTTGAAGGTTTATAG
- a CDS encoding cleavage factor I subunit: MSIPGLGSEATFEDNLKSVSILQGSEWRIEVPFKQILKFKVTEGILEINGTELPNNVELQLTGTKCSIYSPKQESKIEYHLVQNHDMSMYEDDEFTEYTSSETNMDSVLNLHMYIESKRQVAADHNVSNEEPILGPRVMILGGKQSGRTTLAKTLVSYAVKMNQCPILVNLNPQDGVFALPGSISATAINDSLDVESCNGYGLTTTTTGGNALSKQPIVKNYGFTGINENLELYKYQISQLGITVISRLEQDATCRDSGVIVDTPPLGIKDFAVIESIISDFRVDLIVVLGNEKLTIDLKKKLSHKSNLQIVKINKSPGVVEVSDKFIRMSQETTIREYFNGNYKTRLSPFKTDIDATGLQIYKGVKDSVSLSFLPAGDDFEHDDKDNDLSKYYSAIDPSSSNVDNSIIAVTHLQSSTPGKGVLNSSILGYIHVSKFDDEKKKLKVLLPFPGVFPRNVMISTDIGYNE; this comes from the coding sequence ATGTCAATTCCAGGGCTAGGTTCTGAAGCTACCTTTGAAGACAATCTAAAGTCGGTACTGATACTACAGGGTTCTGAATGGAGGATTGAAGTCCCATTCAAACAAATCCTCAAATTCAAAGTGACTGAAGGTATTTTAGAAATCAATGGTACTGAATTACCAAACAATGTTGAACTACAGCTAACAGGAACAAAATGCAGTATTTATTCACCAAAACAAGAATCAAAGATTGAGTATCACTTGGTGCAGAACCATGATATGTCAATGTACGAAGATGACGAATTTACAGAGTACACAAGTAGCGAAACAAATATGGACTCGGTATTGAATTTACACATGTATATTGAGTCCAAGAGGCAAGTTGCAGCTGATCATAACGTATCCAATGAAGAGCCAATTTTAGGTCCACGAGTTATGATCTTGGGAGGTAAACAGCTGGGTAGGACGACACTTGCAAAGACGTTAGTGTCTTATGCAgtgaaaatgaatcaatGTCCAATTCTTGTCAATTTAAACCCGCAAGATGGTGTATTTGCATTACCGGGATCTATATCTGCAACAGCTATCAATGATTCATTAGATGTTGAAAGTTGTAATGGATATGGACTCACGACAACAACTACAGGGGGTAAtgcattatcaaaacaGCCAATTGTGAAAAACTACGGCTTTACTGGGATAAATGAGAATCTAGAGCTATACAAATATCAGATATCACAACTTGGAATTACGGTGATATCACGATTAGAGCAAGATGCGACATGCAGAGACAGTGGGGTTATTGTCGACACTCCACCACTCGGTATAAAGGACTTTGCTGTAATTGAATCTATAATCAGTGATTTCAGAGTTGATTTAATTGTTGTCTTAGgtaatgaaaaattaaccattgatttgaaaaagaaattgctgcataaatcaaatttgcaaattgtcaagatcaacaaactGCCAggagttgttgaagtaaGTGACAAGTTTATCCGAATGAGtcaagaaacaacaatcagAGAATATTTCAATGGAAATTACAAGACTAGACTATCACCGTTCAAAACGGATATCGATGCAACTGGTCTACAAATTTACAAAGGTGTCAAAGATTCCGTATCTCTATCATTTTTACCTGCTGGTGATGATTTCGAACACGATGATAAAGATAATGATTTGAGCAAGTATTATCTGGCTATAGATCCTAGTTCATCCAATGTCGATAACTCCATAATAGCAGTAACACATCTACAACTGTCAACACCTGGTAAAGGTGTACTAAACTCTTCCATTCTAGGCTACATACATGtatccaaatttgatgacgaaaaaaagaaactaaAAGTATTGCTCCCGTTCCCTGGGGTGTTTCCTAGAAATGTAATGATTTCTACCGATATAGGATATAATGAATAG
- a CDS encoding Rrd2 protein (S. cerevisiae homolog RRD2 has phosphatase type 2A regulator activity, peptidyl-prolyl cis-trans isomerase activity and has role in mitotic spindle organization in nucleus, response to osmotic): MYFKPVRRVFTQDDLSNWIDSDTYKQVLDFITQLQDSVTDKSNDNEVATSPVITQLIHLIDEAYRIIQHHPVKLEKDISRFGKVEFRDFYDEVESKSSQLIQPICDTALVETSTYLTNSWGDRTRIDYGSGHELNFICFLLCLYKLDVIKQTDFPALILKVFTKYMSTMRCLQRTYWLEPAGSHGVWGLDDYHFLPFLFGAAQLCNHPHMKPKSIHNDELVEMYRNKYIYMECIDFINNIKMSTNKQQDKLSLRWHSPMLDDISAAKSWSKIKEGMVKMYKVEVLGKLPIIQHFMFGDILKCPEGIPEHQSDDDAASDCGHVHELANTWGDCCGIKIPSAIAASESIKRAGVPFD; the protein is encoded by the coding sequence ATGTACTTCAAACCAGTTAGACGTGTGTTTACTCAAGAcgatttatcaaattggatcGATTCAGACACTTATAAACAAGTGCTCGATTTCATAACGCAACTTCAAGATTCCGTTACTGATAAATCGAATGATAATGAGGTGGCAACTTCGCCCGTGATTACACAGCTAATACATctcattgatgaagcttATCGAATTATACAACATCATCCGgtaaaattggaaaaggatATACTGAGATTCGGCAAGGTTGAGTTTCGTGATTTTTACGATGAAGTGGAATCAAAATCGTCCCAGTTGATTCAACCCATTTGCGATACCGCATTGGTTGAAACATCGACCTATCTTACCAATTCATGGGGTGATCGAACAAGAATAGACTATGGTTCGGGACATGAACTtaatttcatttgtttcttgCTTTGTCTTTATAAACTTGACGTTATTAAACAGACTGATTTTCCTGCCTTAATACTCAAAGTGTTTACCAAGTATATGTCAACAATGAGATGCTTACAACGTACGTATTGGCTAGAACCAGCCGGATCTCATGGTGTCTGGGGATTAGATGATTACCATTTTTTGCCATTTTTATTTGGAGCTGCTCAGTTATGCAATCATCCGCATATGAAACCTAAATCAATTCacaatgatgaattagTGGAAATGTACAGAAACAAGTATATCTACATGGAATGTATTGATTTCATtaataatatcaaaatGTCTACAAACAAGCAACAAGATAAGTTGAGTTTACGATGGCACTCACCCATGTTGGATGATATATCAGCTGCTAAACTGTGGAGCAAGATCAAAGAAGGAATGGTAAAGATGTATAAAGTTGAAGTGTTGGGCAAATTACCCATtattcaacatttcatGTTTGGTGATATATTGAAATGTCCCGAGGGAATTCCTGAACATCAAagcgatgatgatgcagCAAGTGATTGCGGACATGTACATGAACTTGCCAATACATGGGGTGATTGTTGTGGTATCAAGATCCCCAGTGCTATTGCTGCTAGTGAGAGTATAAAAAGAGCTGGAGTTCCATTTGATTAA